In the Paenibacillus sp. FSL H7-0357 genome, one interval contains:
- the hydE gene encoding [FeFe] hydrogenase H-cluster radical SAM maturase HydE: MSTEQLLDRLYEEESLEAQEIITVLRNPDQNLKKRLHHLAHLKRMERYGDRVFLRGLIEFSNICKQNCLYCGIRSGNKTVSRYRLQPEEILECCREGYELGYRTFVLQSGEDDWYTTEKLAELITRIKTLYPDTAVTLSIGERDDETYATLLAAGADRYLLRHETASRKLYQALHPTMTFDSRRNRLEALKSLGYQVGAGFMVGLPGQTPGDLAEDLLYLKALEPDMIGIGPFLPHQATPLKDEPAGTVIDTLDMIALARLFVPNALIPATTAMGTAHPNGRELALQAGANVVMPNLSPLTVRAQYTLYNNKICLGDESAQCRFCLEQRIEAAGFHVDMGRGDSLNYLSRSSAQHVPL, from the coding sequence ATGTCAACGGAACAATTGCTGGATCGATTATATGAAGAAGAATCACTGGAAGCTCAAGAGATCATTACCGTACTGAGGAACCCGGACCAAAATCTAAAAAAGCGGCTTCATCACCTGGCCCATCTGAAAAGAATGGAACGTTATGGCGACCGTGTATTTTTGCGTGGGCTGATCGAATTTTCCAATATTTGCAAACAGAACTGCCTGTATTGCGGCATACGCTCCGGCAATAAGACAGTCAGCCGCTATCGGCTCCAACCTGAAGAAATCTTGGAATGCTGCCGGGAAGGGTATGAGCTGGGCTATCGTACCTTTGTTCTGCAGAGCGGAGAAGACGACTGGTACACCACTGAGAAGCTGGCCGAGCTCATTACGCGCATTAAAACACTCTATCCGGATACCGCGGTAACACTGTCGATTGGTGAACGGGATGATGAGACTTACGCTACACTGCTCGCGGCCGGAGCTGACCGTTACTTGCTGCGTCATGAGACAGCCTCCCGTAAGCTGTACCAAGCCCTGCACCCGACCATGACCTTTGACAGCCGCCGGAATCGGTTGGAGGCTCTCAAGTCCCTCGGCTATCAGGTGGGTGCAGGCTTTATGGTTGGTTTACCAGGCCAAACGCCCGGGGATTTGGCTGAAGACCTGCTGTATCTTAAGGCGCTTGAACCGGATATGATCGGCATTGGCCCTTTTTTGCCGCATCAGGCCACACCCTTAAAGGACGAGCCGGCCGGAACAGTAATAGATACACTGGATATGATTGCTCTTGCCCGGCTCTTCGTGCCGAATGCCCTAATCCCTGCTACAACAGCCATGGGAACCGCTCACCCGAACGGGCGGGAGCTGGCGTTGCAAGCAGGCGCCAATGTGGTCATGCCTAATCTCTCTCCTTTGACTGTACGAGCCCAATATACGCTCTACAATAACAAAATCTGTCTGGGTGACGAATCCGCCCAATGCAGATTCTGTCTGGAACAGCGGATTGAAGCTGCCGGATTCCATGTGGATATGGGCCGGGGAGATAGTCTGAATTATCTATCCCGTTCTTCTGCACAGCATGTTCCATTGTAA